A stretch of Desulfurivibrio alkaliphilus AHT 2 DNA encodes these proteins:
- a CDS encoding class I SAM-dependent methyltransferase, with protein sequence MNNQNPDDKKRFVKSKFAAISRRYDLLNSVLSFQIDRYWRWVVARELREFPAGSVLDLCAGTLPLSLELARQAPERTVMAVDFCEEMLAVGRADRRGDRRLPRILPVCGDGEQIPLQDSSVWGVTVAFGVRNLARTDQGLREMQRVLKPGGKLLILEFSRPRNRLFKPFYNFYLNHILPRVAGLVSGDRDAYQYLASSIAAFYEPEELAGMMQAAGFARVSHRPLTFGIVTVYIGVK encoded by the coding sequence ATGAATAATCAGAATCCCGACGACAAAAAGCGTTTTGTAAAGAGCAAATTTGCCGCCATCAGCCGGCGTTACGATCTGCTCAACTCGGTGCTCAGTTTCCAGATCGACCGTTACTGGCGCTGGGTGGTGGCCCGCGAGTTGCGGGAGTTTCCCGCCGGTTCGGTGCTGGATCTCTGTGCCGGCACCCTGCCGCTGTCGCTGGAGTTGGCACGGCAGGCGCCGGAACGAACGGTGATGGCGGTGGATTTCTGCGAAGAAATGCTGGCCGTCGGCCGGGCGGACCGGCGGGGTGATCGCCGCCTGCCTCGTATTTTGCCGGTTTGCGGCGACGGGGAACAGATTCCCTTGCAGGATTCCAGTGTCTGGGGGGTTACGGTGGCCTTCGGGGTGCGTAATCTGGCCCGGACCGACCAGGGCCTGCGGGAGATGCAGCGGGTGCTGAAACCCGGCGGCAAGCTGCTGATTCTCGAGTTCTCCCGGCCCCGCAACCGGTTGTTCAAACCATTCTATAACTTTTATCTCAACCATATTCTGCCCCGGGTGGCCGGGCTGGTTTCCGGTGATCGGGATGCCTACCAGTACCTGGCCTCCTCCATCGCCGCTTTCTACGAACCCGAGGAACTGGCCGGGATGATGCAGGCGGCGGGCTTTGCCCGGGTGAGTCATCGCCCCCTGACCTTCGGTATCGTCACCGTCTATATCGGGGTCAAGTAA
- a CDS encoding cation:proton antiporter yields the protein MSSSEHLFLLGGAILLLFFAASYLSQRLKLPALLTHIFLGVALAGLLSSSELEIIDQLARLGIVLLFFLLGLHFPLNRLFNISRRIWKVGVLDIVLNFGGSFLLAYWFGFDLLAALIIGGVAYATSSSITVKLMEESNRLKTPEGEFKLALLIFEDLAAPVMVSFLVGLSTHGVISAEAIGLIFFKVVAVTGLSLLIAYHGFRRLDVFVERYLSRDFMPLLAVALALMFAGIAEAMELSKLLGAFLAGVMLSETGMSRELGRIIEPIKDLSLPFFFFWFGTTITIGAGLVSPLALVVLIVWAVAAKLLVGFWGGRWYGLSFKGAIRAALSLVPRGEFSVVIAALAEPVLRVFLGVYVVATAIIGVFLFRWAPEYADRLERLFKNKK from the coding sequence ATGTCTTCTTCGGAACATCTCTTTTTGCTGGGCGGCGCGATTCTGCTGCTGTTTTTTGCCGCCAGTTACCTCAGCCAGCGCCTGAAGCTGCCGGCTCTTCTTACGCACATCTTTTTGGGGGTGGCGCTGGCAGGGCTGCTCAGTAGCTCGGAACTGGAAATCATCGACCAGCTTGCCCGGTTGGGGATTGTTCTGCTCTTTTTTCTGCTGGGGCTGCATTTTCCCCTTAACCGCCTGTTTAATATCTCGCGCCGGATCTGGAAGGTCGGGGTACTGGATATTGTCCTCAATTTCGGCGGCAGCTTTTTGTTGGCCTACTGGTTTGGTTTCGATCTGCTGGCGGCCCTGATCATTGGCGGGGTGGCCTATGCCACCAGTTCCTCGATTACCGTGAAGTTAATGGAGGAAAGCAACCGCCTCAAAACCCCTGAAGGTGAATTTAAGCTGGCGCTGCTGATTTTTGAAGACCTGGCGGCGCCGGTCATGGTTTCCTTCCTGGTCGGCCTCAGCACCCACGGGGTGATTTCCGCCGAGGCCATCGGCCTGATTTTTTTCAAAGTAGTGGCGGTTACCGGCCTTTCTTTGCTGATTGCCTACCACGGTTTTCGCCGCCTGGACGTCTTTGTGGAGCGTTACCTGAGCCGGGACTTCATGCCTCTGTTGGCGGTGGCGCTGGCCTTGATGTTTGCCGGGATTGCCGAGGCCATGGAGCTTTCCAAGCTGCTGGGCGCCTTTCTGGCCGGGGTGATGCTCTCCGAGACCGGCATGTCCCGGGAGCTGGGCAGGATCATCGAGCCGATTAAGGATCTTAGCCTGCCTTTTTTCTTTTTCTGGTTCGGCACCACCATAACCATCGGTGCCGGACTGGTTTCCCCGCTGGCCCTGGTGGTCCTTATTGTCTGGGCGGTGGCGGCCAAACTGCTGGTCGGTTTCTGGGGCGGCCGGTGGTACGGCCTGTCGTTTAAAGGGGCCATCCGGGCGGCGCTGTCCCTGGTCCCCCGGGGGGAGTTTTCCGTGGTTATCGCGGCCCTGGCCGAGCCGGTGCTGCGCGTCTTTTTAGGGGTTTATGTGGTGGCCACCGCCATTATCGGGGTCTTTTTGTTCCGCTGGGCGCCGGAGTATGCCGACCGTCTGGAGCGTTTGTTCAAAAACAAAAAATAA
- a CDS encoding UbiA-like polyprenyltransferase, with protein sequence MKAVWDKIRIMLEMIKFEHSVFALPFALMGALLAARGLPEPTVLFWLIFAMVTARTAAMGFNRIVDRRFDAANPRTADRAIPAGAVKLWEAWLLVLLAAALFFFACYMLNPLALLISPLALGLAFIYSLTKRFTWFCHVVLGLALALSPLGGWVAVAGSLESYPWLLSLGVALWVAGFDTVYACLDAKFDREAGLYSLPACFGSRRAFRLAGLAHILAFVCFVATGLLMNLHIIFGLGLAVAAAALIYQHRAVSPGDLSKIKLSFFTANGLISLVMFAATWLALVVGG encoded by the coding sequence ATGAAGGCAGTCTGGGATAAAATCAGGATCATGCTGGAGATGATCAAGTTCGAGCACAGTGTGTTCGCGCTGCCTTTTGCCCTGATGGGGGCCCTGCTGGCGGCCCGCGGTCTGCCCGAGCCAACGGTCCTGTTTTGGTTGATTTTCGCCATGGTGACCGCCCGCACCGCCGCCATGGGGTTTAACCGTATTGTCGATCGCCGTTTCGATGCCGCCAACCCCCGCACCGCCGATCGGGCCATCCCCGCCGGGGCGGTTAAGCTCTGGGAGGCCTGGCTGCTGGTGCTGCTGGCCGCCGCCCTGTTCTTTTTTGCCTGTTACATGCTCAACCCCCTGGCCCTGCTGATTTCTCCCCTGGCCCTGGGGCTGGCCTTTATCTATTCGTTGACCAAGCGTTTCACCTGGTTTTGTCACGTGGTTTTAGGGCTGGCCCTGGCCTTGTCGCCGCTGGGCGGCTGGGTGGCGGTGGCCGGTAGCCTGGAGTCTTACCCCTGGCTGCTTTCCCTGGGGGTGGCGCTGTGGGTGGCCGGTTTTGACACCGTCTACGCCTGTCTTGATGCCAAATTCGATCGAGAGGCGGGGCTCTACTCCCTGCCGGCCTGTTTTGGTTCCCGCCGGGCCTTCCGCCTGGCGGGCCTGGCACATATTCTGGCCTTTGTCTGCTTTGTCGCCACCGGCCTGCTCATGAACCTGCATATTATTTTCGGCCTGGGGCTGGCGGTGGCGGCCGCGGCTTTGATTTATCAGCACCGGGCCGTAAGCCCCGGGGATTTATCGAAAATTAAACTTTCCTTCTTCACCGCCAACGGCCTGATCAGTCTGGTAATGTTTGCGGCCACCTGGCTGGCCCTGGTCGTAGGCGGGTAG
- a CDS encoding DUF4190 domain-containing protein has translation MTTPNAADNLQAGAPAQGGRKNNFLAATALTLGITGLVALIFIRPLAFVPAIAAVVLGLVALKEPQRRWMAVAGIVLGILVLLGMVGVWKILL, from the coding sequence ATGACGACACCGAATGCAGCGGACAATCTTCAGGCCGGCGCACCGGCCCAGGGGGGCCGGAAGAACAATTTTCTGGCCGCCACCGCCCTGACCCTTGGTATTACCGGGCTGGTGGCCCTTATTTTTATCCGGCCGCTGGCCTTTGTGCCGGCCATTGCCGCGGTGGTGCTGGGCCTGGTGGCCTTAAAAGAGCCCCAACGCCGCTGGATGGCGGTGGCCGGTATTGTGCTGGGGATACTGGTGTTGCTGGGGATGGTCGGGGTCTGGAAGATTCTGCTTTAA
- a CDS encoding UbiX family flavin prenyltransferase, whose protein sequence is MKRIILAITGASGSLYALEFLSLLAELEVEVHLVLSEAGEQVLQLETGQTAEQLAPLAVRRYDIKDFTAPFASGSAVFSGMAVLPCSMGTLAAVAGGLSHNLIHRAADVTLKERRPLVLAVRETPLNRTHMHNMLKVHDAGAIICPAMPGFYHGPQNLAQLARAFAGRVAEQLGLVVPDLPRWQG, encoded by the coding sequence ATGAAGAGGATTATTCTGGCCATCACCGGAGCCAGCGGCTCTCTCTATGCCCTGGAGTTTCTGAGCCTGCTGGCCGAACTGGAGGTGGAGGTGCATCTGGTGCTGTCCGAGGCCGGGGAACAGGTGCTGCAACTGGAAACCGGGCAGACGGCGGAGCAGCTTGCCCCGTTGGCCGTCCGCCGTTATGATATCAAGGACTTCACCGCTCCCTTTGCCAGCGGCAGTGCCGTGTTTTCCGGGATGGCGGTGTTGCCCTGCAGTATGGGCACCCTGGCGGCGGTGGCCGGCGGTTTGAGTCACAACCTGATTCACCGGGCCGCCGATGTTACCCTTAAAGAGCGGCGGCCATTGGTGCTGGCGGTGCGGGAAACCCCCTTGAACCGGACCCATATGCACAACATGCTCAAGGTCCACGATGCCGGCGCGATCATCTGCCCGGCCATGCCGGGCTTTTACCATGGGCCGCAGAATCTTGCCCAGCTGGCCCGGGCCTTTGCCGGCCGGGTGGCGGAACAGCTTGGCCTGGTGGTGCCCGACCTGCCCCGCTGGCAGGGCTGA
- a CDS encoding tetratricopeptide repeat protein — MVKGYPILLAVHPVSFDGTNLMGDEWEALLADLRRGLATGGLEARDSLSELMLFNFDHPLTALATIFEQLDKLRKKYPATAKKTKLPLQFVLHLETKNESPPPFRYSGSTVWEELAHHTFHLSPTLAGQWEKMMEGRLEVPRHELRPQGRFSQLVFTQPGALRRKRIFPYRSVLAEAGSGRPCFYCNLRTHPPSQCPAKQLSMANMSLHDIGYQPLPELLRNFQTAFSNRKQMEALLGPGVEPEQIRKNPPLQAFISFFDLLAVYQPRYLQRVVFSVHSVWTGLNLKVRTKQDSRNLEIGLDCLRVGQYDRARDMLLVENQSMGGKQYGANVGLAFVALERGRFDEAGHFLEIASSVAGVEKEKIHIALLLARYYDLAGNPWKAEQALQGMANLYADCYEIVHRRIHTAVQSGQGAQILGAIGNLIESSRLYFMNVLMDPVLLPIEGLLEDVLNNHLHTIRSRAEEALTGAVAEYEKLKKWVDGSDEDFDRNLATLATLQQQRDKGSYYDLLDVAEKAGTLRRAAPRLQESKLDTLNEEIDAAVLEWDQFQQYWQEYAYKSLWRRVEQQMQETRKMLVEARGLAAGSLHKGRSKLQTARRELENMPGLIKRMNRLRLLLDSLRIFAGRLVVAEVAVTVLLLLAYPLLTIGLANQIGPDLVAMLKDSATQTRLILLANGLVAPVIAFTQTVRRVAP, encoded by the coding sequence ATGGTTAAGGGGTATCCGATTTTACTTGCCGTGCACCCGGTTTCCTTCGACGGCACCAACCTGATGGGTGATGAGTGGGAGGCACTGCTGGCGGATCTGCGTCGTGGCTTGGCCACCGGCGGCCTGGAGGCCCGGGATTCGCTCTCGGAATTGATGCTGTTCAACTTTGACCATCCCCTCACCGCCCTGGCCACCATCTTTGAGCAGTTGGACAAACTGCGTAAAAAATATCCCGCCACCGCCAAAAAGACCAAGTTGCCCCTGCAGTTCGTGCTGCATCTGGAAACCAAGAACGAAAGCCCACCGCCGTTCCGCTACTCCGGCTCCACCGTATGGGAGGAGTTGGCCCATCACACCTTCCATCTTTCACCCACCCTGGCCGGCCAATGGGAAAAAATGATGGAGGGGCGGCTTGAGGTGCCGCGGCACGAACTGCGCCCCCAAGGACGTTTTTCCCAGCTTGTTTTTACCCAACCCGGCGCCTTGCGCCGCAAGCGGATTTTTCCTTACCGTTCGGTGCTGGCTGAAGCCGGTTCCGGCCGGCCCTGTTTTTATTGCAACCTGCGGACCCATCCCCCTTCCCAGTGCCCGGCCAAGCAACTCAGCATGGCCAATATGTCTCTGCATGATATCGGCTACCAACCTTTGCCGGAGTTGCTCCGTAATTTCCAGACGGCTTTCAGCAACCGCAAACAGATGGAAGCCCTGCTGGGACCGGGAGTAGAGCCGGAGCAGATCAGAAAAAATCCTCCCCTGCAGGCCTTTATCTCCTTTTTTGATCTGCTGGCGGTTTACCAGCCGCGTTATCTGCAGCGGGTGGTTTTTTCGGTGCATTCGGTCTGGACCGGCCTCAATCTTAAAGTGCGCACCAAACAGGACAGCCGTAACCTGGAAATCGGCCTGGATTGCCTCCGGGTGGGGCAGTACGATCGAGCCAGGGATATGCTGCTGGTGGAAAATCAATCCATGGGCGGCAAGCAGTACGGGGCCAACGTGGGCTTGGCCTTTGTGGCCCTGGAACGGGGCCGGTTTGACGAGGCCGGCCATTTCCTGGAAATCGCCTCCAGTGTGGCCGGGGTGGAAAAGGAAAAGATCCATATCGCCCTGCTGCTGGCCCGCTACTACGACCTGGCCGGCAATCCCTGGAAGGCGGAACAGGCCTTGCAGGGGATGGCCAACCTTTACGCCGACTGTTATGAAATCGTTCACCGGCGTATTCATACGGCGGTGCAGAGTGGGCAGGGCGCTCAGATCCTCGGGGCGATCGGCAACCTTATTGAGTCCAGCCGCTTATATTTCATGAATGTGCTGATGGACCCGGTGTTGCTGCCCATTGAAGGCTTGTTGGAAGATGTGCTCAATAACCACTTGCACACCATCCGAAGCCGGGCGGAAGAGGCCCTCACCGGGGCGGTGGCCGAGTATGAAAAGCTCAAGAAGTGGGTGGACGGCAGCGACGAGGATTTTGACCGTAATCTGGCCACCCTGGCGACCCTGCAGCAGCAACGGGATAAGGGCTCTTATTACGACCTGCTGGATGTTGCCGAAAAGGCCGGCACGTTACGCCGGGCGGCCCCGCGATTGCAGGAGAGCAAGCTGGATACCCTGAACGAAGAGATCGATGCCGCCGTGCTGGAATGGGACCAGTTCCAGCAGTACTGGCAGGAATATGCCTATAAATCGCTGTGGCGGCGGGTGGAGCAGCAAATGCAGGAGACCCGCAAGATGCTGGTGGAGGCTCGCGGGTTGGCCGCCGGCAGCCTGCACAAAGGGCGGAGCAAGCTACAGACGGCCCGCCGCGAACTTGAAAATATGCCGGGACTGATTAAACGAATGAACCGCCTGCGGCTGCTGCTGGACAGCCTGCGGATCTTCGCCGGCCGGCTGGTGGTGGCGGAAGTGGCGGTGACGGTGTTGCTGCTGCTGGCTTACCCGTTGCTCACCATCGGTCTGGCCAACCAGATCGGGCCCGATCTGGTGGCCATGCTCAAAGATTCCGCCACCCAGACGAGGCTGATCCTGCTGGCCAACGGGCTGGTGGCGCCGGTCATCGCCTTTACCCAGACGGTGCGTCGGGTGGCCCCCTGA
- the amrB gene encoding AmmeMemoRadiSam system protein B — protein MIRTPAVAHQFYPGEAEVLRELLTRLIGRRAADQPGQPARAVVMPHAGYVFSGRVAGETVAQVEVPEDVIVLGPNHHGLGAPAALMSSGSWAMPMGEVQINAELAGLIRRHGPEIVDDEQAHRAEHSLEVLLPFLQFCQPGLRIVPLCLARLSPADCRLVGQALAAAIEDFSRPVLLAASTDMSHYESRSAATAKDHLAIERVLALDPEGLYRTVAEQQISMCGVIPTVITLMAALQLGATEAELVRYSDSGEASGDTAQVVGYAGFVIR, from the coding sequence ATGATTAGAACGCCAGCGGTGGCGCATCAATTTTATCCCGGCGAAGCTGAGGTGCTGCGGGAACTGCTGACCCGGCTGATCGGCCGGCGAGCGGCCGATCAGCCGGGTCAGCCCGCCAGGGCGGTGGTGATGCCCCATGCCGGTTATGTTTTTTCCGGCCGGGTGGCCGGGGAGACGGTGGCCCAAGTGGAAGTTCCGGAAGATGTTATTGTGCTGGGGCCAAACCACCACGGGCTGGGCGCCCCGGCGGCGCTGATGAGCTCGGGAAGCTGGGCGATGCCCATGGGGGAAGTGCAGATCAATGCTGAACTGGCGGGGCTTATCCGCCGCCACGGCCCGGAGATTGTGGACGACGAGCAGGCCCACCGGGCGGAACACTCCCTGGAGGTGCTGTTGCCCTTTCTCCAGTTTTGCCAGCCCGGGCTGCGCATTGTGCCCCTCTGCCTGGCCCGGCTCTCGCCGGCCGATTGCCGGCTGGTCGGCCAGGCCCTGGCTGCCGCCATAGAGGATTTTTCCCGACCGGTACTGCTGGCGGCCAGCACCGACATGAGCCATTACGAAAGCCGGTCCGCCGCCACCGCCAAGGATCACCTGGCCATCGAGCGGGTGCTGGCCCTGGACCCGGAAGGACTGTACCGCACCGTGGCCGAACAGCAGATCAGCATGTGCGGTGTCATTCCCACGGTCATCACCCTGATGGCGGCGTTGCAACTGGGAGCCACGGAGGCCGAACTGGTTCGCTACAGCGATTCCGGCGAGGCCAGCGGCGATACCGCCCAGGTGGTAGGCTACGCCGGTTTTGTAATTCGCTGA
- a CDS encoding amidohydrolase family protein, with protein MAETIRLYRAPLILPVAAPPLCDGAVLTADGRVRAVGPYPEVRRLAETLPVATEVDYEGHVLIPALVNAHCHLELSGLAFLSRQWQPAPGDITGWIRRLLAAREERPADPDAALLALARLFAGGCRTVLDIGNEPGSAAIGRQFKVEVFFYLELLGFSGAAQEAALVRLAEQPAELCCTGHAPYSTGPELFRALKKRAAAASCRLPVHVAESVAEEEFLAHGGGPLRDFLQERGLDLAAYRPPGCSAVAWLDRLGLLDEQTICVHGVQVSREDIARLAARRAGVCLCPGSNRYLGVGRAPLPAYLEAGIMPALGTDSQASNHGFSLWHEMKVLREDHPEVEPATVLAMATMAGARLLGRESETGVIAPGVASALPAVVCPDAASGPEKVLEYLTTAGEDIRLEWIE; from the coding sequence ATGGCTGAAACCATACGTTTGTACCGGGCGCCGCTGATTTTGCCGGTGGCCGCGCCGCCCTTATGCGACGGTGCGGTGCTGACGGCAGACGGCCGGGTGCGGGCGGTGGGGCCGTACCCCGAGGTGCGCCGGCTGGCAGAGACACTCCCGGTGGCGACCGAGGTGGATTATGAAGGGCATGTGTTAATCCCGGCCCTGGTCAACGCCCACTGCCACCTGGAGCTCTCCGGCCTGGCCTTTCTGAGCCGGCAGTGGCAGCCGGCGCCGGGGGACATCACCGGCTGGATCCGGCGCCTGCTGGCGGCCAGAGAGGAGCGCCCGGCCGATCCCGATGCGGCCCTGCTGGCCCTGGCCCGGCTTTTTGCCGGGGGCTGCCGGACGGTGCTGGATATCGGCAATGAACCGGGCAGTGCGGCCATCGGTCGCCAATTCAAGGTCGAGGTCTTTTTTTATCTGGAACTGCTGGGGTTTTCCGGGGCCGCCCAGGAAGCGGCCCTGGTCCGTTTGGCCGAGCAGCCCGCCGAATTATGCTGTACCGGCCACGCCCCTTATTCCACCGGGCCGGAACTTTTTCGGGCCTTGAAAAAAAGGGCCGCCGCCGCCTCTTGCCGCTTGCCCGTGCATGTGGCCGAATCCGTCGCCGAAGAGGAGTTTCTGGCCCACGGCGGCGGGCCGTTGCGCGATTTTTTGCAGGAGCGGGGGCTGGATCTGGCCGCCTACCGGCCGCCGGGGTGCAGCGCCGTGGCCTGGCTGGACCGGTTGGGGCTGCTGGATGAGCAAACCATCTGTGTCCATGGGGTGCAGGTAAGCCGCGAGGATATCGCCCGGCTGGCCGCCCGCCGGGCCGGGGTCTGTTTGTGCCCGGGGTCCAACCGCTACCTGGGCGTGGGCCGGGCCCCGTTGCCGGCCTACCTGGAGGCGGGGATTATGCCGGCCCTGGGCACCGACAGCCAGGCCAGCAACCACGGCTTTTCCCTGTGGCACGAGATGAAGGTGCTGCGGGAAGATCATCCTGAAGTGGAGCCGGCCACGGTACTGGCCATGGCAACCATGGCCGGCGCCCGCTTGCTGGGCCGGGAAAGTGAAACCGGGGTGATCGCGCCCGGGGTGGCATCGGCACTGCCGGCGGTGGTTTGCCCGGATGCGGCGAGCGGGCCGGAGAAGGTGCTGGAGTATTTAACCACAGCAGGCGAGGATATCCGCCTGGAATGGATTGAATAG
- the trkA gene encoding Trk system potassium transporter TrkA produces the protein MHIIIIGAGDVGRELARRLSAKQQEIVVVDRDPQKVKQLSQELDLPVITGNGANLEVLHKANISKARMLIAVTESDEINIIACMLAKTMGMKYTVARIRNPESAGDIDIDTRGLIQAQVGIDVIISPEKAVAQEIAKAIHWPEASEVEYYADGRVMLMAVYLAALAESEQQPLQDFALPAGCSVVGLMKTDGKFILPEADTMLSGGDKVYLAGRVAAVGKAGRMLHGSKTSIKRVIILGGGLIGYTLASILEGEKEHSYTVKIIEKDEKRVDELNRKLGKSIVLQGDGSDISYFNEEEIAEADVLVAATGDDRTNMVASVMGLKRGVAKVISEVTRIGYGPIYEAIGITDTINPHLITASRILKFSRGEDVLVLDLLKDEVAESMELVLPAGAEVLGKNITQAGFPKGLRVAAIVRDDEVIIPDDDITLTAGDHLIIFAVPKVCSRLGSYFVCE, from the coding sequence ATGCATATTATCATTATTGGGGCCGGGGATGTGGGTCGGGAGCTGGCCCGGAGGCTCTCCGCCAAGCAGCAGGAGATCGTGGTGGTGGACCGGGACCCGCAAAAGGTGAAACAGCTCAGCCAGGAGCTTGATCTGCCGGTGATCACCGGTAACGGGGCAAACCTGGAGGTGCTGCATAAAGCCAATATCTCCAAAGCCCGTATGCTTATTGCGGTTACCGAGTCCGACGAGATTAATATCATCGCCTGCATGCTGGCCAAAACCATGGGGATGAAATATACCGTGGCGCGGATACGGAACCCGGAGAGCGCCGGTGACATCGATATCGATACCAGGGGGCTGATTCAGGCGCAAGTGGGGATTGATGTGATCATCAGCCCGGAAAAAGCGGTGGCGCAGGAAATTGCCAAGGCGATCCACTGGCCGGAAGCCTCGGAGGTGGAGTATTACGCCGATGGCAGGGTGATGCTGATGGCGGTTTATCTTGCGGCGCTGGCGGAGAGTGAGCAGCAGCCCCTGCAGGATTTTGCCCTGCCCGCCGGCTGCTCGGTGGTGGGCCTGATGAAGACCGACGGGAAATTCATCCTGCCCGAGGCAGATACCATGCTAAGCGGCGGCGACAAGGTCTATCTGGCAGGTCGGGTCGCTGCGGTGGGCAAGGCGGGAAGAATGTTGCACGGATCGAAAACCAGCATTAAGCGGGTCATTATCCTTGGTGGTGGGCTGATCGGCTACACCCTGGCCTCCATCCTGGAAGGGGAAAAAGAGCATTCCTATACCGTTAAGATCATCGAAAAAGACGAAAAAAGGGTTGATGAGCTGAACCGCAAGCTGGGAAAGAGCATTGTTTTGCAGGGAGACGGCAGCGATATCTCTTATTTTAACGAGGAGGAGATTGCCGAGGCCGACGTGCTGGTGGCCGCCACCGGAGATGATCGGACCAACATGGTGGCCTCGGTGATGGGGCTGAAACGGGGGGTGGCAAAGGTGATCTCCGAGGTGACCAGGATCGGTTACGGCCCCATTTACGAGGCGATCGGCATCACCGACACCATTAATCCGCATCTGATCACGGCTTCGCGCATCCTTAAATTTTCCCGCGGGGAGGATGTCCTGGTCCTGGACCTGTTAAAGGATGAAGTGGCTGAAAGCATGGAACTGGTGCTGCCGGCCGGAGCCGAGGTGCTGGGCAAAAACATTACCCAGGCCGGGTTTCCCAAAGGGTTACGGGTGGCCGCCATCGTTCGCGACGACGAGGTCATCATCCCGGACGACGACATCACGCTCACCGCCGGCGACCACCTGATCATCTTTGCCGTGCCCAAGGTCTGCTCCCGCCTGGGCAGCTACTTCGTGTGCGAGTAA
- a CDS encoding menaquinone biosynthetic enzyme MqnA/MqnD family protein, with translation MVGYAKQIEARVGMVSFLNTAPIYETWRRTVKEPTWLLREAPPTVLNHLLYRGELDLAMVSSQEYALHPESYRVLADLSIAATGAVGSVFLFARRPLEELDRALVLLSSRSQTSVSLVKIILEDFYRLQPRYEIADVVSDEEGAGEAVLSIGDEALFLAASGNYPHRYDLADIWYGQTGLPFVFALWAVREEFYRDRPEVVRAIHGELKRCLREGLNDLPAICRRAAPRIPMTEEECHRYLAGMQYDFSPAQQAGLSLFFQLLIERGEVPATALPLKIIYYE, from the coding sequence ATGGTCGGTTACGCAAAGCAAATAGAGGCCCGGGTGGGGATGGTGAGCTTTCTCAACACCGCGCCCATTTATGAAACCTGGCGGCGGACCGTCAAGGAACCCACTTGGTTACTGCGAGAGGCGCCGCCGACGGTACTCAACCACCTGCTTTACCGGGGTGAGTTGGACCTGGCCATGGTTTCCTCCCAGGAATATGCCCTGCACCCGGAGAGTTACCGGGTTCTGGCCGATCTGTCCATTGCCGCCACCGGCGCGGTGGGCAGTGTTTTCCTTTTTGCCCGCCGCCCCCTGGAAGAACTGGATCGGGCCCTGGTGCTGCTCAGCTCCCGTTCCCAGACTTCGGTGAGCCTGGTGAAAATTATCCTGGAGGATTTTTACCGGCTGCAACCCCGTTATGAAATAGCGGATGTGGTGAGCGACGAGGAAGGGGCAGGGGAGGCGGTGCTCTCCATCGGTGATGAGGCTCTGTTTCTGGCCGCTTCCGGTAATTACCCCCACCGTTATGATCTGGCCGACATCTGGTACGGTCAGACCGGCCTGCCTTTTGTTTTCGCCCTCTGGGCGGTGCGGGAAGAGTTTTACCGGGACCGGCCGGAGGTGGTGCGGGCCATTCATGGTGAGTTAAAGCGTTGCCTGCGGGAGGGGCTTAACGATCTGCCGGCGATTTGCCGCCGGGCCGCCCCTCGTATTCCCATGACGGAAGAAGAATGCCACCGCTACCTGGCCGGCATGCAATATGATTTCAGTCCGGCTCAGCAGGCCGGCCTGAGCCTTTTTTTTCAACTGCTTATCGAGCGGGGCGAGGTGCCGGCAACGGCCCTGCCTTTAAAAATTATTTATTATGAATAA